A region of the Arthrobacter sp. FW306-07-I genome:
GTGAGTTCGGGTCCGCCGTCGGGTCCGCCGGGCTGCGCACCCTGGTCCGCCCCAGCGGCGGGACCGGAAGGAGCCGGGCCGGATGGGGATGCGGGGCGCTTCAGCGAGGAAAGGTCGACGGCGCCGCGCAGGTTAAGCAGGTTGGCAGCGGCAGGAGGGACTGGGCGGGAAGCTGGCGAACTCATGTTTCCCACTCTAGCCACTCCGGCCGCTGCCGGTGGTAATACAGCCAAGCGCTACTTGAAGCTGGCGCCGACCAGGCCGCGGGTGGCGGCAACGAGCTTCATCGGGTCCGTGGATCCTGCCGGGGGCACGTAGACCGCCATGGATTCGGCGAAGCTCAGGACCATTCCCGTGGTGGTTTCCTTGCCGCCGGCCAGGGCAGCGGCGTCGTCCCCGATGCTGAGCTTGTCGCCGGCCGCCTTCGGTGTGCCTTCGAAGCCGAAGTTGATCCGGCCCAGGACCAGCGCCCCGCCGTCAGCGGTGCGGAACACCACGGTGTTCTCCGGAACCACCTTGTGCGTGAAGGAGAAGTTGCCGTTCTGGCCGGACTTCACCACCTCCGCCTGGTAGGACAGGGTGTCGGCGATGTACGGCGAGGACTGGCCCTCGACGAGCTTGTCCTTGAAGGGCGAGTCCGCCGACGTAAGCCGGTCGGCGAGTCCGGACATCGCTTCCTCGCCGCTGTAGAGCAGGCCGGACTTGTCCGACGCGGCAAGGGTCTCAGTGCCCCCGCGGCTGATGTTGGGGAATGTGGTGCCCGGCTGGAGGGGCGTAGTTTCCGTCAGCTTGTAGTTTTCGCGCGGCGACTTCTGGACCAGCGTCAGGATCTGCGGAACCACGTTGCCTTCACCCTGGGTCACGGCCAGCACCGAACGCGGCCAGTTCCGGTCGCTGGTGACCACGTAAGTCAGCAGCTTGGTGGAGCGCACCGGCATCCGCGGTTCGTAGGAGCCGACCTGCGAGCGGATCTTGTAATTCTGCGTGCGGATCTCCAGTTCAGGTCCGCCCACCCGGCCGGCAAGTTTCGCCGCGTCCTTGGCTGCGTCTCCGGCATCGGTGGCGCTGGAGACCTGCTCCAGGATCCGCCGGAACTGGGCATCGAGCAGCACCGGCAGACCGGATGCTTCCTTGGCCGGTGACGAGGCACTGCCGGAAGGCTGCGGGCTGGGGGTGGCCGCCTGGGCGGCGGTGGCGGAACCAGCCAGCACGGCGGCAGCAACAGCCGCTGCCACCATGGTCGCCTTGGAGGAGGACGACGACGGCGCCTGGTTTTGGTTGCCGGCGTTCGATGTGTCCGGGTTCAGTGAGCCTTCGTTCTGCGAGCCGGCATCCGCCGACTTGGCTTTGCGTGCACGGGCCCGGCGCGCATAGCTGCTGCTGCCGCCGTCGCTGATGTCACCGTCGGTGCCGTCACCGGCACCTTCTCCGTTCTTCCTGCGCGCGGCGAGCAACGCCAGGACGATTCCGGCGACGATCAGCAGGCTGCCCAGGACCATCAGCGGCACCGCCCAAGGCGTGGAAGTGTCGTTCGGGAACGTCATGGACACGGAGGCGGGTGCCGGCTTGGTGCCGTCAGAGGCCAGCAGGAGGGTCCACTCGCCGTCAGCCGGCGGGGTCCAGGTGTAATCAAGCTCGCCGCCCGCGTTCTCGCTGGACACCCACAGGTCGGAGCCGGCCGGGTTGGGGGCGGCAGCATCGCCGTCAGTGTGGTCAACCTGAAGGGACTTTTCGTCCTCGGAAACCCCGGTGATGGTGTTGTGGGCCGTCTTGCCGACCCAGGCATTGACGTCGTCGGGGCGGCCCGATGCCAGCATGAAGTTGCCGTCACCCTGGATGTTGATCTTCACGGTTCCGCCGTGCAGGGTGCGCAGCTTCTGGTCAATGACCGTTAGCGGCGCCGCGGCGGCATCGGCCGGCGCGGAAGCGGTAAACGTCTCGGATGGAGCCCAGATGGTTCTCTGGCCGATGCCGGCCAAAAGTGTCAGGAGGCCGAGCAGCACAAGTGCGGCTGCAGTCTTTAAACGCAAGGGAAACACCTATCATCAGCGGGGGTTTACCTTCAATAGTAACCTTTCTGTTATCAGGGGCCCCTGTCAGGCGGTTCCCCGCCTTTCCCAGTGGGCACCCGGGCAGCGCCTTAGGCAGGCGGTGGCAAGCCTGCTGATAGTGTTTGCGATGATCATCACACCGGCCCGCGAAGGCGGAGCCACGCACGGAACAGGCCCCTAGAACCAGTGACAGACAAGACGGACCCGTCCTCGGCGGCAGCCGCAAATCCCGGGGATCCCAGGGACCCTGTCCCTGCTCCGGTGCCTCCCCTGGGCATGGCGGCAACCGCCCGCCGCAGGGGTACTGCCGCCGCCGCCCTTGGCCAGGTGGTCCGACGGCTTCGCCAGCCCCTGCCCGGGGCGCAGCCCAGGCTCCGGTTCGAGATGCCACCCGAATACACGGGGCAGGCCCCGGAAACGGAGCACGGCGGAGACGAGGAGCCGCAGTTCGGCCACCCTGGTCCGCGCATGTCCCCGCAACACCCGCTGTACATGGGCTTCATGGGGACTGTGGGCGTGGGCCTGGCGCTGCTGGTCTACTGGATCGGCTCCCACACCACGCAGCTGCTGCTGTGGATCGTGGCGGCGCTGTTCATCGCCCTGGGCCTGGAGCCCGTGGTGGGCTGGCTGGAGAGCCGCAAAATTCCCCGGCCCGCCGGAATCCTGGTCTCCGTGGCGGTCCTGATGGGCGCCGTCGTCGGATTCTTCGCCACGCTCATTCCCACCATCGTGGAGCAGGTCTCCGAGATCGTGCGGCAGGCACCGGACTGGATGCGCAACTTCATGGACTCGGATTTCTTCCGCAGCCTTGACGACCAGTTCGGCGTGCGCGACCGCATCACGGAGGAGGTCAACAAGTTCGTCAACGACCCCGCCGCGATGGGCGGTATTTTCGGTGGCGTGCTGGGCTTCGGGTCCACCGTGGCCAACGGCCTCTTCGGCGCCCTCATCGTCCTGGTTCTGAGCCTGTACTTCCTGGCAGCGCTGCCGGCCATGAAGAAGTGGGGCTACCGCCTGGCGCCGCGCTCCCGCCGAAAGCGCGTGGCCGCCCTCTCGGAGGAAATCACCCGGTCGGTGGGAAACTACGTGATCGGCCAGGCGTGCGTGGCCCTGCTCAACGCCACCTTCGCCTTCGTGGTGATGTCCATCGTGGGCGTCCCCTTCGCGCTGCTCCTGGCGTTCGTGGTGGTCCTGCTGGCATTCATCCCTTTGGTTGGCGGGATGATCGCAGGCATTGTAGTAACGCTCGTGTCCCTTACCGAGGGCTGGCAGGTGGCGGCCATCTACGCCATCTGCTACTTCGCCTACCTGCAGTTCGAGGCCTACTTCATCTCACCGCGCATCATGCAGAAGGCAGTTGCCGTGCCCGGTGCGGTGGCCGTGATCTCGGTGATCGCCGGCGGCAGCCTCCTGGGCGTCCTGGGGGCCCTGATCGCCATCCCCACCGCCGCTGCCGTGCTGCTGCTGCTCCGGGAGATTTACATCGTTCGGCAGGACCAGCACTGAGGGTCCGGCAGGACCAGCACTGAAACGGGCCGTCCCTTGGCGCCTGCCTTTGGCGCTGCGCCCGGGGCTTGACCGCTAGGCCCCGGCAGTCGCCGTCGGACCGTCCCACTCCTGCGGCAGTTCCGCGTCGGCCTGGACGGGAGTGACCTGCGCCACGATGTCGTTCAGGACCCTGGCAGCATACTTCTCCCCCACCCACAGGTGCTTGGCCCCGGCCACGCCCACCACCCGGGCCTGCGGCACCACGCTGAACCGGGCGGTGGCCTCCGCCGGCTGCAGGAAGTCGTCGTGCTCCGGTACCAGGACCGTGAGCGGCTTGCCCGATTCCGCCCACAGCTGCAGGTGCTTGTCCGTTGCGCGGTGCAGCGGTGGCGACAGCAGCACCGCGCCCTCGATCTGGGGCGCCACGGGCTCGATGGCGCCGTACATCAGCGCAAGTTCGGTGCCGAAGGACCAGCCCACCAGCCAACGGTTGGGCAGATTCCGTTCCACGGCGAAACGGACGGCCGCCTCCACGTCATAGCGTTCGCCGAT
Encoded here:
- a CDS encoding alpha/beta hydrolase, which encodes MTFDPASYQFTQGQGPVPIRASTVLPARRENIELQTEDGHTLVGELALPESGPVKATLITLHPLPTHGGFMDSHVYRKASYRLPALAGIAVLRFNTRGTASPRGTSSGGFEEGIGERYDVEAAVRFAVERNLPNRWLVGWSFGTELALMYGAIEPVAPQIEGAVLLSPPLHRATDKHLQLWAESGKPLTVLVPEHDDFLQPAEATARFSVVPQARVVGVAGAKHLWVGEKYAARVLNDIVAQVTPVQADAELPQEWDGPTATAGA
- a CDS encoding AI-2E family transporter, giving the protein MTDKTDPSSAAAANPGDPRDPVPAPVPPLGMAATARRRGTAAAALGQVVRRLRQPLPGAQPRLRFEMPPEYTGQAPETEHGGDEEPQFGHPGPRMSPQHPLYMGFMGTVGVGLALLVYWIGSHTTQLLLWIVAALFIALGLEPVVGWLESRKIPRPAGILVSVAVLMGAVVGFFATLIPTIVEQVSEIVRQAPDWMRNFMDSDFFRSLDDQFGVRDRITEEVNKFVNDPAAMGGIFGGVLGFGSTVANGLFGALIVLVLSLYFLAALPAMKKWGYRLAPRSRRKRVAALSEEITRSVGNYVIGQACVALLNATFAFVVMSIVGVPFALLLAFVVVLLAFIPLVGGMIAGIVVTLVSLTEGWQVAAIYAICYFAYLQFEAYFISPRIMQKAVAVPGAVAVISVIAGGSLLGVLGALIAIPTAAAVLLLLREIYIVRQDQH